In Epinephelus fuscoguttatus linkage group LG15, E.fuscoguttatus.final_Chr_v1, a genomic segment contains:
- the si:ch1073-184j22.2 gene encoding dual specificity protein phosphatase 18 — protein sequence MSVSQITPTLFLSGADAPLNAALMSQKGITLIVNATLSHTCPAYPGVECVRVPVSDLPSARLGDHFDRVAERIHGNRAGGTLVHCVVGMSRSPALVMAYLMRYRGVTLCQAHRWVQDSRPFVRLNAGFWEQLLQYERRLYGKNSVRVAAVQETPPPPLTPRTQRTVPPQQTNWLSLVPRSPQMTRMAMTPANKRRRGTKSSSIKV from the coding sequence ATGTCGGTGTCTCAGATCACTCCCACCCTGTTCCTCAGCGGGGCCGACGCCCCCCTCAACGCTGCGCTGATGTCACAGAAGGGCATCACACTGATCGTCAACGCCACACTCAGCCACACCTGCCCCGCCTACCCAGGGGTGGAGTGTGTGCGTGTTCCTGTCTCCGACCTGCCCAGCGCTCGCCTCGGAGACCACTTTGACCGTGTGGCTGAGCGTATCCATGGTAACCGCGCAGGGGGCACTCTGGTGCACTGTGTCGTTGGTATGAGTCGCTCGCCGGCATTGGTGATGGCGTACCTGATGCGGTACCGAGGGGTGACCCTCTGCCAGGCCCACCGCTGGGTCCAGGACAGCCGGCCCTTCGTCAGGCTGAACGCCGGCTTCtgggagcagctgctgcagtacGAGAGGAGGCTGTATGGGAAGAACAGCGTCAGGGTGGCCGCAGTCCAAGAGACGCCACCGCCACCACTGACGCCGAGGACGCAGAGGACGGTGCCGCCGCAGCAGACGAACTGGCTGTCGCTGGTCCCCAGGTCACCTCAAATGACCCGGATGGCAATGACGCCAGcaaacaagagaagaagaggaacgAAAAGCAGCAGCATCAAAGTCTGA
- the sft2d3 gene encoding vesicle transport protein SFT2C, whose protein sequence is MAELNRQLQEYLAQSKGGGAKTISQSSSSCTVDLDDPEPVPGSWFGRWSSPWSGSRGGSPSGQSSGGNSGFSWPWSAEPDPCLPGMSRRQRLVAFGVCVCFSALCFGLSALYAPLLLLYARKFALLWSLGSLFAIAAAAVLRGPSRLIAGLPTSPGAAVYLCALGGTLYAALSLHSTVLTALGAALQVTAIVGYVVSLLPGGSAGIRFMGGMAASAIKRTVTGKSMPI, encoded by the coding sequence ATGGCGGAACTGAACCGACAGCTTCAGGAGTATTTGGCTCAGTCCAAAGGCGGCGGCGCTAAGACCATCTCCCAGTCCAGCTCCAGCTGTACGGTGGACCTGGATGACCCGGAGCCGGTACCGGGGAGCTGGTTCGGGCGGTGGTCGAGCCCGTGGTCCGGGAGCCGCGGCGGCAGTCCGTCCGGCCAGAGCTCCGGCGGAAACAGCGGCTTTTCTTGGCCGTGGTCGGCCGAGCCGGACCCGTGCCTGCCGGGCATGAGCCGCCGGCAGCGGCTGGTGGCCTTCGgggtgtgcgtgtgtttttcGGCGCTGTGTTTCGGACTGTCGGCCCTGTACgccccgctgctgctgctctacgCCCGCAAGTTCGCGCTGCTCTGGTCGCTCGGCTCGCTGTTCGCCATCGCGGCCGCGGCGGTGCTGCGCGGCCCCAGCAGACTCATCGCCGGCCTGCCCACCTCTCCCGGAGCCGCCGTGTACCTGTGCGCCCTCGGAGGGACTCTGTACGCGGCGCTGAGCCTCCACAGCACCGTGCTGACCGCGCTGGGTGCCGCCCTGCAGGTCACCGCCATCGTCGGGTACGTGGTGTCGCTGCTGCCCGGGGGCAGCGCCGGGATCCGCTTCATGGGAGGGATGGCGGCTTCCGCCATCAAAAGGACCGTCACCGGGAAAAGCATGCCGATCTGA
- the wdr33 gene encoding pre-mRNA 3' end processing protein WDR33: MATDIGSPQRFFHMPRFQHQAPRQVFYKRPDFAQQQAMQQLTFDGKRMRKAVNRKTIDYNPSVIRYLENRLWQRDHRDFRAVQPDAGCYNDLVPPVGMLNNPMNAVTTKFVRTSTNKVKCPVFVIRWTPEGRRLVTGASSGEFTLWNGLTFNFETILQAHDSPVRAMTWSHNDMWMLTADHGGYVKYWQSNMNNVKMFQAHKEAIREASFSPTDNKFATCSDDGTVRIWDFLRCHEERILRGHGADVKCVDWHPTKGLVVSGSKDSQQPIKFWDPKTGQSLATLHAHKNTVMEVKWNLNGNWLLTASRDHLCKLFDIRNLKEELQVFRGHKKEATAVAWHPVHEGLFASGGSDGSLLFWHTGVEKEVGGMEMAHEGMIWSLAWHPLGHILCSGSNDHTSKFWTRNRPGDKMRDRYNLNLLPGMSEDGMEYDDVDLNSVASIPGMGIPEQLKAAMEQEQNSKEAAPEVEMSIPGLDWGMDEVMGKDTKKVPQKKVPYAKPIPAQFQQAWAENKVPMMPPGGDLSKDRKVEQKVDGKKKTQAEIEQEMAALQYTNPLLLEQMKMDRMNMSTDGNMGPPQGQGPLPPFPGPGGPGASMPPGQQGFPPNMPPQQMPNNMGPPMGPGGMQPSFMPPGQMGPPSGPQPHQGPPQGMMGPPDMQGPQGMQRHPGPPRNVGPQGPHSMGPRGMQGPPGGMMGPPPRGMGPRDPQGPPPQGGMMPPQGMGPQGGMMGPPPRTHGNMPNNYGMGNMQGPPGGLHGPPGNMQGPPGNMQGPHGNMQGPPGSMQGPHGNMQGPPGNMQAPHGNMQGPPGSMQGPHGNMQGPPGNMQGPSYMQHQGQNSGPMMHGMGQQGPNNKDPRGPPPNHHMGPPDRQGPGGPDQGSGPYWGDNQQGRRGQQDFDGGQDFHSRGEEGWRPGPGPGYQGGGGGGGGGHRGGGHRGGGGNGGNWGPDERFTGGEFRGRRDDRFRGGGPGRPGGRGYPEEYGGQEEGFDGPEEMGRGWDNGGRGRPPRGGGPPRGGGHDGYRDGQQMHDGSSPAGRERSSSLQGMDMASLPPRKRPWQDGPGAGDLRERESPGADGGRPPQRDDGGYGPSGRGGRGGWGPGGGPGPGPGPGPRRGGPAPRGPPRGGVRGR; encoded by the exons aATCGTCTGTGGCAGCGAGACCATCGAGACTTCAGAGCTGTGCAGCCCGACGCAGGATGTTACAACGAT CTGGTTCCTCCTGTGGGCATGTTGAACAACCCGATGAACGCCGTCACCACAAAGTTTGTCCGAACCTCCACCAACAAAGTCAAGTGTCCCGTGTTTGTGATCAGg TGGACTCCTGAAGGTCGTCGCCTGGTCACTGGAGCCTCCAGTGGAGAGTTCACTCTGTGGAACGGACTCACCTTCAACTTTGAGACCATTCTACAG GCCCACGACAGTCCCGTGCGAGCGATGACCTGGTCTCATAATGACATGTGGATGCTGACGGCAGACCACGGCGGCTACGTCAAATACTGGCAGTCCAACATGAACAACGTCAAGATGTTCCAGGCACACAAGGAGGCCATTAGAGAAGCCAG TTTTTCTCCAACAGATAATAAATTTGCCACCTGCTCAGACGACGGCACCGTTCGGATCTGGGACTTCCTGCGCTGCCACGAGGAGAGAATCCTCCGAG gtcaCGGTGCTGATGTGAAGTGTGTCGACTGGCATCCCACCAAAGGTCTGGTGGTGTCCGGCAGTAAAGACAGCCAGCAGCCAATCAAATTCTGGGACCCAAAGACGGGACAGAGTCTGGCGACACT CCACGCCCACAAGAACACAGTGATGGAGGTGAAGTGGAACCTGAATGGTAACTGGCTGCTGACGGCGTCACGTGACCACCTGTGTAAACTGTTTGACATCAGAAACCTGAAGGAGGAGCTGCAGGTGTTCAGAGGACACAAGAAGGAGGCGACAG CTGTGGCGTGGCATCCCGTCCACGAGGGTCTGTTTGCCAGCGGCGGCTCTGACGGCTCTCTGCTCTTCTGGCACACGGG GGTGGAGAAGGAGGTTGGAGGGATGGAGATGGCTCATGAGGGGATGATCTGGAGTCTGGCGTGGCACCCGCTGGGTCACATCCTGTGCTCGGGCTCCAACGACCACACCAG TAAGTTCTGGACGAGGAATCGACCGGGGGACAAGATGAGGGACAGATACAATCTGAACCTGCTGCCGGGGATGTCAGAGGACGGCATGGAGTACG aTGACGTGGACCTGAACAGCGTGGCCTCCATCCCTGGTATGGGCATccctgagcagctgaaggcaGCCATGGAGCAGGAGCAGAACA GTAAGGAGGCGGCTCCTGAGGTGGAGATGTCCATCCCAGGTCTGGACTGGGGCATGGACGAGGTCATGGGGAAAGACACCAAGAAGGTCCCGCAGAAGAAAGTCCCGTACGCCAAACCGATCCCAGCGCAATTCCAACAG GCCTGGGCGGAGAATAAAGTACCCATGATGCCTCCTGGTGGAGATCTGTCCAAAGACCGGAAGGTGGAGCAGAAAGTAGACGGGAAGAAGAAGACTCAGGCGGAGATCGAACAGGAAATGGCGGCGTTACAGTACACCAACCCTCTTCTGCTGGAG CAAATGAAGATGGACCGGATGAACATGAGCACAGACGGGAACATGGGGCCCCCACAGGGCCAGGGCCCTTTGCCCCCCTTCCCTGGCCCTGGAGGGCCAGGGGCCTCGATGCCTCCTGGTCAACAGGGCTTTCCTCCAAACATGCCTCCTCAGCAGATGCCCAACAACATGGGGCCTCCCATGGGCCCCGGAGGCATGCAGCCTTCTTTCATGCCCCCTGGGCAGATGGGGCCGCCCTCTGGACCCCAGCCTCACCAGGGGCCCCCTCAGGGCATGATGGGACCACCAGACATGCAGGGACCCCAAGGTATGCAGAGACACCCCGGCCCGCCCAGAAATGTGGGCCCCCAAGGACCTCACAGTATGGGACCCAGGGGGATGCAGGGGCCCCCTGGTGGGATGATGGGGCCCCCTCCACGAGGAATGGGTCCAAGGGACCCTCAGGGGCCTCCTCCCCAAGGTGGCATGATGCCACCTCAGGGGATGGGCCCGCAGGGTGGGATGATGGGGCCCCCACCAAGGACACACGGCAACATGCCAAACAACTATGGAATGGGCAACATGCAGGGGCCCCCAGGAGGGTTGCATGGGCCTCCAGGAAATATGCAGGGGCCCCCAGGTAACATGCAAGGACCTCATGGGAACATGCAGGGGCCGCCTGGTAGCATGCAAGGACCCCATGGAAACATGCAGGGGCCCCCAGGAAACATGCAAGCACCTCATGGGAACATGCAGGGGCCGCCTGGTAGCATGCAAGGACCCCATGGTAACATGCAGGGCCCCCCAGGAAACATGCAGGGGCCTTCATACATGCAGCACCAG GGTCAGAACTCGGGGCCCATGATGCATGGGATGGGGCAGCAGGGGCCCAACAACAAAG ACCCTCGAGGGCCGCCGCCCAACCACCACATGGGCCCTCCTGACCGGCAGGGTCCTGGAGGACCAGATCAGGGCTCAGGTCCTTACTGGGGGGACAACCAGCAGGGTCGACGTGGACAGCAGGACTTTGACGGAGGCCAGGACTTccacagcagaggagaggagggctgGAGGCCAGGACCTGGACCAGGATAccaggggggaggaggaggaggaggaggaggacacaggGGGGGAGGAcaccgaggaggaggagggaacgGAGGGAACTGGGGCCCTGATGAGAGGTTCACCGGAGGAGAGTTCAGAGGACGGAGAGACGACAG GTTCAGAGGAGGAGGCCCCGGCCGGCCCGGAGGTCGAGGTTACCCTGAAGAGTATGGCGGCCAGGAGGAGGGCTTCGATGGCCCAGAGGAGATGGGCCGAGGCTGGGACAACGGAGGCAGAGGGAGGCCGCCTCGAGGAGGAGGTCCAcccagaggaggag GTCACGATGGTTATCGGGACGGTCAGCAGATGCATGATGGGTCGTCTCCAGCAGGGCGTGAGcgctcctcctctctgcagggCATGGACATGGCGTCTCTGCCCCCGCGGAAGCGTCCGTGGCAGGACGGACCGGGAGCCGGAGACCTCCGAGAGCGAGAGTCCCCCGGAGCTGACGGAG GTCGCCCCCCCCAGAGGGATGACGGGGGTTACGGTCCGTCTGGTCGAGGGGGGCGAGGCGGCTGGGGTCCTGGAGGAGGACCTGGACCAGGACCTGGACCGGGTCCGAGGAGAGGAGGACCAGCGCCCAGAGGACCACCAAGGGGGGGTGTCCGGGGCCGGTAG